The window GCTGCTTATCCACCACGAACTCGAGATTGTTCATCGCCTCCTTACACATCTGCAGTTCAGCCGCGTCAGATGTTCGCGTCTCGTCAAACGCTTTCCTGAGAGATTTCTCCCGAGCAATGGCTTCAGCCTTTTCCCGCGAAGACACCCGAAGAGCCTCCTCCGCTTTCTTCTTGGCTTCTTCGCTCTCACGGATCTGCTCTCTAGCCCGCCTGAGGGCTGTGTCATACTTCCCGACCAGAACATTCCAGTCGCCGTGGCTCTGATCAAAACACAAAAAGACTTAGCCAAAATAATTTAAGGTTCAGAAAAGAAGGGAACGAACAACCGCTTACCTTTACAGACGAGCAAGAGGCGTGCTCATACTCATCTTTGAAGATGAGATCTCCCACCGAAGGGAGTTGATCGGGACCGCCTTTGACCAACCGTAACAGGCGAGCACAATCTTCCGGGTAGCAAGCCAGCGGAAGCTCACGGTTAAACTCGAATCTGAACCCATCTGCCGGGGTTTCCTTAGGGCGACCGGATACTCGGGTCTCAGATCCCTCCGTGACATGAGCAGGGGACTCATTCCTCAAGCGGTCCCGCTGTCCTCCCGAAGTCGATATTCCCCTCGGAACCTCAGTAGAACGCAGATCACCGGCCAAGGCTCCACGGGATACCTCCTCGGTGACTCTACTCTCCCGTCTCCGTCGGCGGAGGGCGATGGTCTCGTTCTCATCATCCTCCGAGGTCCCAACCTCAGGGATAGCTTCAGGAACTAGAGCCTGAAGTTCCTCTTCGCAGACCGAGGATGAGCGGGGCGGAGccgtttcttttttcttcatcctcttcttcttgggAATATCTTCAGAAGGCGGGTCCCCGGCTTTCCTTTTCTTCCCCCCCTTTCTTAGAAGAACCATCCGCACCAGGATGTTCCGGCTCGGAGGAATCCTTCGGACCCCCGGCACTTTTCTTGCTCTTCTTCGAGCTTTTACCCTGCGAGGAGCCGCCAGTACGCGCCTGCTCAGTGGCAATTGGAGTCGCCTCTACGACCTCCAGTCCCGAAGGACCAACCCTGTTCTCAGAAGCGCCTCGCTTGGCACCGATCTTCCCGGCTACAATAAGACTAAGGTCTGGTAGTTGCTTCATCGTTTTAGCTCGGTTGATCTCCTTCTGCTCGGCTCTCGTAGAGAGGGATAATCTCTTCGATGTCGATTGGTTAATATGAGGATGCGGTTCCGAGATCCAGCTTTCTGCAAAAAGAGAAATCCTTAATAGACATCGTTCATTTACTCGAGAACATAGAAAGGTAGTGGAAACTTACGGTTGGCAATCCGGTCTACAGATCTCTGAATTCTCTCTCGAGTAAAATCCTCCCAGTGATCTTGCTTCTGCAACGCAACAATTCGAGCACTCTCCCTCCAATCCTCGGGGTACGTGGCGAGATTCGGGTGaccaactaaaaaaaaaaaagagaagaaaaacacACGTTAGACGAGCACACGCTACAATCATCACGAAAGGCAGTGTGCAGTACCCATCTCCGCATTCCAAAGAACGCGATAACCAGACTTCGGAGGTTCCTCGAACGCTGACCTGTTCGACTTCACATAGAAGTACGAACGTTGCCAATCCGAGGTTTTGGTCGGATACCCCGTAACCACGTTGTAGTTTGGGCGCATCCTCGTCGAGACGAGCCCATCATCGGAAATTGAAACCGAGGTCAATTCTTCAAACGACCTCACACTCATCGACGTCCCCGCCTCGGCCGCAATTACCGATAGAACGACCATCAACCGAAGAGACCCGTTCATCAGCTGGCTTAAAGCGACTCCTCTGCGGAACGCATAAGTCGTGACGATTCGAGGAATCGGGAACCACAGCTTCGTGTCATTCCGGAAATATGACTCGTAGATGCACTGATACCCCTTCGGGGGCGACCAAGGCCTCTGATCCCGCTTTGGAATGATGAACGAGACCCCGTGTGCATTGAGATCTCGGAGAATAGCCTCCACCGACTCCACGGTGGACTTCGTCCTCTCGACGTTGGACCAATCTTGTCCATCGACGACCGAAGGTCGAATTCTCCAAACCTCCAGTGGGCTCTCCTCGGCGAAGATGTTCCCAGGGTAGTAGCTGATCGGAACAATCGAGGCGTCGACCGCTTCTTGACCGTCGTCGTCACCCCGGAACTGTTCTCTTGCTTCCGAGACCAAAAGACGCTGCGCTAAATCCATATTCTCCGTATCCATCATTGCTCCGTGATGGATACTGTCAGGATTCTCAGCAGAATCCCGAGAAGATACCGCCCCCTTTCCTTTTTGTTCTCGCGTCAAACGATGCGACGACATCTCGGATAATCGCAGATCTAAAAAcagagataaagagagagaaggagcgtagagagagaaagtacctttAGCGCTGCggagaaaaatgaaaagaagtGGAGAGGGGTGCGCTATTTATAGGGCGAGATAAGCGCAGGGATCAAGGCGTCATCATTACGCCTAATAAGGCCTAAGTGGGCCTAAACCCAATTAGGCGCGTGATCGACAGATGCGTCGATCCGTCTTCTCGATCCGTAAGCGTTTATCTCACGATCGCAACGCGTGATAAACAGATGCGTCGATCCATTTCCTCGGTTGAGAAGCGTTGATTAAACGGATTGACTCCTCAACGATCAGTCACTTGCTCGGATTGAACCTTTTGTTCTCCGAACTAAAGATATCAAATTCATCGAAGATCGATTGCTCGACCATCAATGAACTGGGGGGGACTTACTGTTGGGGATGGATTTaacccatccacaaagcccatcgaacaAAGGGCCCAATCCAGCAGATCGAGTCAACCTCGGCTCGGAAGCCGATTCTCGGGGTATTGGCTTAGCCAGGAAACGCTGTTAGTCGAAGCAGAGAGTAAACGAAGCGGGACCAATCGACTAAGCGGCTCGGAGCGATCACCTCCTAATCAGGCCCGGAGGGCCGACAAGGCCCAATCAGTAAAAGGAGATTAGATTAAGGTAATCGAACAgagtataaaaggagaggaaagcaaaggagaaaggcatcgacacttagctacacaaacttagcggcgagattagggtttatcatccgtacaatcatctctctgctatttgtacttttccggtttaagctctcacgagctccgacttgcttttactttctccacctttgtaacatcatctcgaaatctaataaacgcctctgttcgacccatttctagtattgtttacttcacCCTAGACCAAACTCACCTTAAACAATCACTACCGACTCTCAATAATAATGGCAGTGAAaggatttaaaattcaaaaaacctttcggttaattaaaaatttgaacTGCTCTCAAAATTGAAATTCATTGACGAATGAATACATAACATTAGTGGGAACCAAAAAGACGACATCACTAACTATTACACATTCATACATATACTAATCTCTCGCTACctagttaaaaattaattaatcagACTCTTCATTAATTATTATTCcctcaaaaatcaaaataaaaagaagcttTTTCATCTTCGTTTATGAAAAAACAGAGCCACAAGAGAGCGCCATGAGAAGGACGGCGGCTCTTTCTTCCTCGCCGAGTTTCTTCCATAGCCTCTTCTTCTCCACCGCTGATCTCTTCATCACCGGCACATCCAAACCTAGATCCAAAAATTTACTCACTCTTTTGCTGCTTCTGCTACTAGTGCTACAAGTTTTGTGATCATAATCTTTGTTGATCTTGTTCTTGTCGTTTCGATGATGATCGATGCTCAGATCACTATTACTGCTGTTGCTTCTTCTGATTTTCTTCTCTTCTGGTTTGATTCCAAGAGCCGCTTGCCTCTTCTTCCTGCTCTTGATCCCACAAGCATTGCACAGCGACTGCATAGTACACAAAACATATTCAGATTCGGACAAGACACAGATTCAGATTAGGACAGTGATCGTGATCCATAAGATCGAAGTTGTAATAAGACTCACCTTAGGACCAGCAGGGCCACCGCGCCAGAGAGGAGTTCGAAGTGTTCCGCAATCAACGCAAGTCCTCTTCGTCTCGCCACTACTTCCACCGCCGCCGCTTCCACTGCAGTTCTCGTTGTCGACATCTGATAACTCTCCGGCAGAATCCACCTTTGATTTTGATTCTACTGATCCCTCGGACATCTTCAAAGACGGTGATCGGAGCTGAGCAAGTTTGATGATaaggaaaagagagagagaatggtgaGGGAGGGGATAAAACAAACGGAGAGGAGTTTTATAGTTAGGGAGGAAGGCGGGGGCGGAAACCCTAGTATTTCGGGGGTGGATATTTACTTATATGCCCTCGCGCGGGAGTTTTTATTACATTGGACCCAACCGACAGAACTTGTCCTAatctgaaagaaagaaaaagacgaGGGAAGatcaaattttgatttgttctcttcaACCGCCGCAATTCGAATAAAAAGTGGCGCACAATTTTTGCTACTTAACGAGAACCGCTATTTAATATGATAGATAATCTGAACTTTAAAGAAATTattgtatttattaatttaaaattatttacaagAATGAGtcataaaacaatatatttatcatCAACTTGTAATGcatcaaaacatataaatatttatcttttatgaAGAAATgaaatattagtttaaaaaaaaaattagtatatagAATTCGAATGGCAACATGTAAGATAACCACGGTGCAAGACATATTGATTGTGTATagatattttgttgttattcaCTAAGGTGAGatataattgaaa of the Brassica rapa cultivar Chiifu-401-42 chromosome A03, CAAS_Brap_v3.01, whole genome shotgun sequence genome contains:
- the LOC103859688 gene encoding GATA transcription factor 17, which gives rise to MSEGSVESKSKVDSAGELSDVDNENCSGSGGGGSSGETKRTCVDCGTLRTPLWRGGPAGPKSLCNACGIKSRKKRQAALGIKPEEKKIRRSNSSNSDLSIDHHRNDKNKINKDYDHKTCSTSSRSSKRVSKFLDLGLDVPVMKRSAVEKKRLWKKLGEEERAAVLLMALSCGSVFS